A genomic stretch from Helianthus annuus cultivar XRQ/B chromosome 1, HanXRQr2.0-SUNRISE, whole genome shotgun sequence includes:
- the LOC110867328 gene encoding FT-interacting protein 3 translates to MMKRPPHEDFSLKETKPHLGGGKTTGDKLTSTYDLVEQMQYLYVRVVKAKDLPAKDVTGSCDPYVEVRMGNYKGTTRHFEKNPKPEWNQVFAFSKDRIQASMLEVIVKDKDVLKDDFIGGVVFDLNEVPKRVPPDSPLAPQWYKLADRKGDKLKGELMLAVWWGTQADEAFPEAWHSDAATVSADGLANIRSKVYLSPKLWYLRVNVIEAQDLIPNDKTRFPEVYVKATLGNQILRTRVSSSKTINPLWNEDLMFVASEPFEEPLILSVEDRVGPNKEELLGRCGIPLQYVDRRLDHKMINSRWFNLEKHMMVEGEKKKEVKFASRIHMRICLEGGYHVLDESTHYSSDLRPTAKQLWKNSIGVLEVGILSANGLSPMKTKDGRATTDAYCVAKYGNKWVRTRTIVDSFTPKWNEQYTWEVFDPCTVITIGVFDNCHLQGGDNPGGARDSRIGKVRIRLSTLETDRVYTHSYPLLVLHPSGVKKMGEIHLAVRFTCSSLVNMMHMYSQPLLPKMHYVHPLTVSQLDSLRHQATQIVSMRLGRAEPPLRKEIVEYMLDVGSHMWSMRRSKANFLRIMSVLGGLIAMGKWFDQICSWKNPITTVLIHILFLILILYPELILPTVFLYMFLIGIWYYRWKPRNPPHMDTRLSCADNAHPDELDEEFDTFPTNRPPDVIRMRYDRIRSIAGRMQTVIGDLATQGERFQSLISWRDPRATSLFVIFCLLAAIVLYVTPFQVIAILMGFYVLRHPRFRRKLPSVPINFFRRLPARTDCML, encoded by the coding sequence ATGATGAAACGTCCTCCACATGAAGATTTTTCACTCAAAGAGACCAAACCCCACCTCGGTGGCGGTAAAACGACTGGCGATAAGCTCACAAGCACCTACGATCTTGTCGAGCAAATGCAATATCTGTACGTTCGTGTTGTAAAAGCGAAAGACCTACCCGCAAAAGACGTCACCGGTAGCTGCGACCCGTATGTGGAGGTCCGAATGGGTAACTACAAGGGCACAACTCGTCATTTCGAAAAAAATCCAAAACCCGAATGGAACCAAGTGTTCGCTTTCTCAAAAGACCGAATTCAAGCATCTATGCTTGAGGTTATAGTAAAAGATAAAGACGTCCTAAAAGACGATTTCATCGGTGGGGTTGTATTCGACCTTAACGAGGTCCCGAAACGGGTCCCACCCGATAGCCCGTTAGCTCCACAATGGTACAAGTTAGCGGACCGGAAAGGTGATAAACTTAAAGGCGAGCTTATGTTAGCGGTTTGGTGGGGTACTCAAGCGGACGAAGCGTTTCCGGAAGCATGGCATTCTGACGCCGCCACCGTAAGTGCCGACGGGCTTGCTAATATACGGTCGAAAGTGTATTTATCGCCTAAACTTTGGTATCTTCGAGTTAACGTTATCGAAGCCCAAGATCTGATCCCGAACGATAAAACTCGGTTTCCCGAGGTTTACGTAAAAGCCACACTCGGGAATCAGATTTTGCGGACCCGAGTTTCGAGTAGCAAGACGATAAACCCGTTATGGAATGAGGATTTGATGTTTGTAGCATCGGAACCGTTTGAAGAACCGTTGATTTTAAGCGTAGAGGATCGGGTCGGGCCGAATAAAGAAGAGCTTCTCGGTAGGTGCGGGATCCCATTACAGTACGTCGATCGGAGGTTAGACCATAAAATGATCAACTCGCGGTGGTTTAATCTCGAAAAACACATGATGGTTGAAGGTGAAAAGAAAAAAGAAGTTAAGTTCGCTAGTCGAATTCACATGCGGATTTGTTTAGAAGGCGGGTATCACGTTCTTGATGAATCAACGCATTATAGTAGCGATCTTCGACCCACGGCTAAACAGTTATGGAAAAATAGTATCGGGGTTCTCGAGGTTGGAATCTTGAGTGCTAACGGGCTTTCACCGATGAAAACGAAAGATGGACGGGCCACAACGGATGCTTATTGTGTCGCAAAATACGGTAACAAATGGGTCAGAACCCGAACTATTGTCGATAGCTTTACACCTAAATGGAACGAGCAATATACATGGGAAGTTTTCGACCCGTGTACGGTAATAACCATCGGCGTTTTCGATAACTGTCATTTACAAGGCGGAGATAATCCCGGTGGGGCACGGGATTCGCGAATCGGGAAGGTTCGGATCCGGTTATCGACACTTGAAACGGATCGGGTTTACACCCATTCGTATCCGCTTTTAGTTTTGCACCCGTCTGGCGTTAAGAAAATGGGTGAAATCCATTTAGCGGTTCGGTTTACTTGCTCTTCTTTAGTGAACATGATGCATATGTACTCGCAACCGTTGTTACCCAAAATGCATTACGTTCACCCGTTAACCGTTAGCCAGCTCGATAGCTTGAGGCACCAAGCTACCCAGATTGTGTCGATGCGTTTGGGCCGGGCTGAACCACCGTTAAGAAAAGAAATCGTCGAGTATATGCTCGATGTCGGGTCACATATGTGGAGTATGAGAAGAAGTAAAGCTAATTTCTTGAGAATTATGTCGGTTTTGGGCGGCCTAATCGCAATGGGGAAATGGTTTGATCAAATCTGCAGCTGGAAGAACCCGATCACAACTGTTTTAATTCACATTCTGTTTCTGATACTAATTTTATACCCCGAACTAATCCTCCCGACTGTTTTTCTCTATATGTTCTTGATCGGGATTTGGTATTACAGATGGAAACCGAGAAACCCACCACATATGGATACACGGTTATCATGTGCTGATAACGCGCATCCTGATGAACTAGACGAAGAATTCGACACGTTCCCGACTAACCGCCCCCCTGATGTTATTCGAATGCGGTATGATCGGATCAGAAGTATTGCGGGCCGGATGCAAACGGTAATCGGTGATTTGGCGACTCAAGGCGAACGGTTTCAGTCACTCATAAGCTGGAGAGACCCGAGAGCTACATCACTTTTCGTAATATTCTGTTTACTTGCTGCTATTGTTCTTTACGTTACCCCTTTTCAGGTAATCGCTATTCTCATGGGTTTTTATGTCTTGCGACACCCGAGGTTTCGTCGCAAACTACCGTCCGTGCCAATTAACTTCTTTAGAAGGTTACCCGCGAGAACCGACTGCATGCTATGA
- the LOC110867355 gene encoding receptor protein kinase-like protein ZAR1, with protein sequence MNTYTFSISISIFCILTHISSSLTSDGLSLLALKSAITTDPTNSLTTWSETDSTPCHWSGITCNSAHRVTAVFLPHRNLTGYLPSELGALLSLKHLSLSNNNFSKPIPDHLFNATNLLSIDLSHNSLTGPLPEKIKNLKMLTFLDLSSNRLNGSLPESLGNLTSLAGTVNLSWNEFSGEIPASYGLFPVMVSLDLRHNNLTGKIPLVGSLLNQGPTAFTGNPFLCGFPLQVQCSDPEAQNPTVLSNPDAPKNSGLVPGLSGKPGSGSGSGSVVVPLVSGVLVVIGIVCFSMWVYRKKWRSTERELRKREIEKEKENIVVIRNEDEGQDGKFVVMDEGFGLELEDLLRASAYVVGKSKSGIVYKVVAGRGGAAVGAVVAVRRLSEGDGTWRLKEFEAEMESIGRVQHPNVVRLRAYYYANDEKLLVSDFIGNGSLYSALHDVGGPTNPLPLLSWASRLKIAQGTARGLAHIHECSPRKQVHGNIKSSKILLDDDLQPFISGFGLNRLVSITAPKSTTRKLSTSSSQHSLTGSKGSSSSSNMYYVAPEARMSAHKLSPKCDVYSFGIVLLEMLTGRAPEDGGLDNDGKGLESFVRKAFREERPLTEIIDPVLLQEVHAKKQVVAAFHIALNCTEIDPEVRPKMRLVSDSLDRIKLQ encoded by the exons ATGAATACATACACATTTTCTATCTCTATATCCATCTTCTGCATCCTCACTCACATTTCATCATCCTTAACCTCCGATGGCCTCTCGTTACTAGCCCTCAAATCCGCCATCACAACCGACCCAACAAACTCTCTAACCACCTGGTCCGAAACCGACTCCACCCCCTGCCATTGGTCCGGCATCACCTGCAACTCGGCCCACCGTGTCACCGCCGTCTTCCTCCCTCACCGCAACCTCACCGGCTACCTCCCCTCAGAACTCGGCGctcttctctctctaaaacacctctctctctctaacaacAACTTCTCTAAACCCATCCCCGATCATTTATTCAATGCCACTAATCTCTTATCCATTGATCTGTCACACAACTCCCTCACCGGACCTTTACCGGAAAAAATTAAAAACCTCAAAATGTTAACGTTTTTGGATTTATCTTCGAATCGGTTAAATGGGTCTTTACCGGAAAGTCTTGGAAACCTTACTAGCCTCGCCGGAACGGTTAACTTGTCGTGGAATGAATTTTCCGGCGAGATTCCGGCGTCTTACGGGCTGTTTCCGGTCATGGTTAGTTTGGATCTCCGGCATAATAATCTCACCGGAAAGATTCCGTTAGTCGGTTCGTTGCTTAATCAAGGACCCACTGCGTTTACCGGAAACCCGTTTTTATGTGGGTTTCCTTTGCAAGTTCAATGCTCCGACCCGGAAGCCCAAAACCCGACGGTTTTATCGAATCCAGATGCTCCGAAAAATTCGGGTTTAGTACCCGGGTTATCGGGTAAAcccgggtcgggttcgggttccgGGTCAGTTGTGGTACCGTTGGTTTCTGGTGTGTTGGTGGTTATTGGGATTGTTTGTTTTTCAATGTGGGTTTACCGGAAAAAATGGAGGTCAACGGAGAGAGAATTAAGGAAAAGagaaatagaaaaagaaaaagaaaatatagtGGTAATTAGGAATGAGGATGAAGGGCAAGATGGTAAATTTGTGGTGATGGATGAAGGGTTTGGGTTGGAATTAGAGGATTTGTTGAGGGCTTCTGCTTATGTGGTGGGGAAGAGTAAGAGTGGGATAGTGTATAAGGTGGTGGCGGGGCGGGGTGGTGCGGCAGTTGGGGCGGTGGTGGCAGTGAGGCGGTTGAGCGAGGGGGATGGCACGTGGCGGTTGAAGGAGTTTGAGGCGGAGATGGAGAGTATAGGGAGGGTTCAACATCCTAATGTTGTGAGGTTAAGGGCTTATTACTATGCTAATGATGAGAAGCTGTTGGTTTCGGATTTTATTGGCAATGGAAGCTTGTACTCTGCGCTTCATG ATGTTGGTGGGCCCACAAACCCGTTACCTCTGTTATCATGGGCTTCAAGGTTAAAGATTGCACAAGGCACCGCCAGGGGTTTAGCCCATATTCACGAATGCAGCCCGCGAAAACAAGTACACGGGAACattaaatcatcaaaaatccttCTAGACGACGACTTACAGCCTTTCATATCCGGGTTTGGGCTCAACCGTCTAGTGTCAATCACCGCCCCAAAATCCACTACCCGGAAGCTAAGTACTAGCTCTAGCCAACATTCACTCACGGGCTCGAAAGGCTCGTCTTCATCATCAAACATGTACTACGTGGCTCCAGAAGCCCGTATGTCGGCCCACAAACTTAGCCCAAAGTGTGACGTCTACTCTTTTGGGATCGTGCTTTTAGAGATGTTAACGGGCCGCGCTCCTGAAGATGGTGGGCTGGATAACGATGGGAAAGGGTTAGAGAGCTTTGTGAGGAAGGCGTTTCGAGAGGAAAGACCGTTGACTGAGATTATTGACCCGGTGCTTTTGCAAGAAGTTCATGCTAAAAAGCAAGTTGTGGCTGCGTTTCATATCGCATTAAATTGCACGGAGATTGACCCTGAGGTTCGACCGAAGATGCGATTGGTCTCGGATAGCCTTGACCGCATCAAATTGCAGTGA